From the genome of Myxococcales bacterium:
AAGAATAGAGAGTGACGTTTCGGGAAAACAGTGGTGGGGGTTCATGTGACTTTGCGGGAAAACAGAGGGTCGTCAAGATGCCGAGCTTGGGGGTCTAGACTGAAACTGAAAACTGTCTCTTAGAAAAAGTTGCCTGTTGTCCAGATTGTTTTGCCGACGTACAATGTATCCCGTCAGCAGAACTCGGACATTTGGGTGCCCTAAGCTAAGAGACAAATCACGGGGGCTTCGTACCTTAAGAACTAGCTCGCCTCGCGGATATCTGAGAGAAAGCCGCCCAGCTTGTTCGGATTCAAGATCGTCTTCCAACTGAGCGCACCCGATGACATCACTCGACTCTCCCAGCTTGCCAGACGAGAACGGAACGCATCCGGATCCACATTATCCCCACGCAGGCGCTTTACATTCATGGCCACGACGTGGGTTTCAGCGAACTCGTCCGGGCGAAGTGTGCGTTCGGCGCCGGGTGCGAGATCTTCTTCCATATCGCTGAAGATCAACATTACACGACTACCGCTCTTGATCTCACGCAGATACTCACCCCCCAGCATCATCGCACCGGGAATGTCAGTATGCCGAGCCACCTCCGTGCGGCTTGCCATCCTGTCCAAGTGTTGAGCAATGCCGAGCTTTTCTGCGTTGGCCCGGGAGGGTCGCGGGTCCAACTTTATCAGTACTTCAACATTGTCCTTCTCGTAACTCTCGCCGTCGATCCGCAGGATCAACAGCGTGTCACCTGGCTCCAGATTGGGGAGCACTTCACGTTTCACGATGCGGACCACCTCTTTTCGCTGATCCGCATAAGTTCCCGAGACGTCGATCAACACGCACAGGGCTTGATCATATCGTTTTCCGTTATCGCAGGCCGACATGACCAATACCAGAGCGGACAGTAGAAACATTCCAACGAGTCGCCGCGATGTGATCGTCATGCCAGGCTACCTCCTTGCGCACGAGCCTGGTCGTGGGCACCGACATCACTTGAACCTGGGAAGGGACGGTTGGTCGGCTCGCCGTCGTGCGTGTTTCGCGCCCATTCCTCTACGCGCAGTGGAATGCTGATATACACATCATAAAAATTGATCGTGATATTGGTTAGATGACGAATCAGGGAGGCCACACACATCAGCGTTATCCCGAGCACACGCAGGAACAGAACCGCCGCCAGGCCCGCTACATGACGCCCACTGTCGAGGAGCATCTCGAGGGGAACTGCGACCAGCGCCAAAATCCAGGGAAGAATAAATCCCAGCACGGCTTGGCCCACGACGGGAATCATCGAACGGCTGGCCGACTCTACGATTCGCGACTCTTCGCCCGCGAGAGATAGTTTGAGCACCGCATCTGCCTCGACAATTTGCTCTCGCAATATTGCCAGCGACCCCTCGACTGCGGATAGGAAGAAGAGCCCCGCGATTCCCAACCAGAGGATCAGTCGACGCCGCGAGCGTGGGAGCGTTGAGAGCTTCGGGAAGAACTCAGTAATCCCGAGCATGTCCATCAAGAAAATTCCAAGTGCAGCTTCCATCAAGACGAGCACCAGGGCCGAGACCGTGGAGACCGGAATCCCTCCGACTCGAGCGCCCGCGGGCACGAGCTCCGACATCGGGAGTGAGATCAGTTGAAAGTTGATGAACGCCCCACCTAGCGCTATTCCGAGCACCAACAGCGAAATAAAAAAGTACTTGATGGCTGAGTATGTGAGGGCCCGAGCTGATTCGTCGGTTTCCTCGCGGATCTTTTGATAGTCCTCGACGAAGCTGTCAACACGCGAGGCGCTCTCGAGGGCCACGGATACAGAGTCACCCATCCGCGAAAGCAAGCCGCGAACGTCCCTCCAATAGGGAAGCATTCCGCCCAAGATCTTGAGGCGTCCCGCTGAATCGTTGCGGTAGGCCTTGAGGGCCTTTTTCTCGGCATCCTGAGATGACATTTTGATGCCCTCGAGAACCTTTTGAATGTTCGGATCCCCGTTCACCGGGATACTCGCAAGCGTCTCGACCGCCGCAGACCATGCGGGCACCTCAGGCGGGACGACGCCACATTTGTGATAGTCACGCTCAACGGAAATCAGCGTCGCGTCGAGCCTGCGCTGGAGATCTCCATACTTACCCATCTGCTCAGAGTAGCCGGCGTCCATGCGATAGAGTTCGCGATCCAACCGACCCTGGGCTTCTCGAATACCCGCCGCGAGCAAGATCTTGCCATTGCGCGCTGCTAGCGCCGAAGCGGCCTGGGTAACACGCTTGCCGGTATTTTCGACACCACTGACCAACTCGCCTCCAAGTTGAGCCACCAATTTGAGCATTGGCTTTCGGGCTGCCCACAGGAAGACGGCGCTCGCTGCCCACAGCGCAAAGAGGGACGCCACTGGATTTTCGGGCCACAGGTACATCGTTTCCACTTCGTTTTCTCCCGGTCTTTTGGATGTCCTCAGAGTCAAAGGACTGAACATCGGGTGGTGACCCACGTCTCAGTGTGACGCTCGTTACACTTTGAAAAATTCAAGGTTAATGCAAAATCAATCCGGCTAATTCCTGCTCGTCCTTCCCCCTCGCAACAATTGCGTATAACATGCGTACTCCAATCGAAACTGACACCCGTCACGAATCTCACGCTCAACACTCTCGCCATTTCAACCGATGAATCGAAGCAGGTGCGCGGTCAACCGAGTGCCTGATCGACGGAGATTCAATCATGGGCTATTTCAGGCGCCGCCGCGGCTACGACCGCAAACTCCTGCTGACCGAAGCCTGCGACCTCCAGCGCCGGAACAAACACAAGCGGGCCGTGATTCTGCTGCGCAAGATTCTGACCGCTGAGCCCAACAACGTAGAGATCCATGCCCTGATTGCCCCGTCGCTGGCAGAGCTTGGGCTCGAGTTCTGCGCCTGGACTAGCTATGAACATGTGACGGCTGCGTTGTCGCGCGATGGTAAGAAACAGTCCGCTCTCGATTACTATTGCGACGCGACAACGCGCATGCCACGGCACCTTGAAGCCTGGGTCTCGAGGGTCGCGCTGACTCGAAGCATGGGCCGCAGGGACGATGCCAGGCAGATCCTAGAAAGCGCCTTGCCCCACTTTCGCCGCCGAGCCACCCGGTATCCTCTAATCTCCCTGCTGCGTTGCCTGTTGGATATCGAACCGGGCAACAAATGTGCCGCTTTGGAATTGGCGTATCTACTTTCCAAGACTAGTCAGAAGTACGAAGCGCTAGTGTTGCTGTCAAAGCTCGCCGACGCCTCGAACGGGAGCTTCTTGCAGAACGTGCGGCGCACCCAATGGAGAATCGAGCCGAGCCTCGCTCACTCGTGGCTCTGGCTCCGTTCCTGTATAGCGTGAAGGAACACCGCATGTGCGGATGAAGAAGAAAATTCCGAATCCGCTAACTACTTGAATTTAATGGCACGCCGGGAGGGATTCGAACCCCCGACCCTCAGGTTCGAAGAAGAATCTGAATCCGAGGAAGATCAGTAGGTTGCGGTTCTGCCAACGGAAACGAGCGGCAAGGAGCGGTAACAAGCGGAACTGGCGACGGCAGACGGCACCTGGGCGGCACCAACATTTGAGTCACCGTCACAGTCAGACGCTGCCCCGTCCAGCATCTGCGAATCGCCGTATTTCGCTGAAAAAGAATCGCTAGTCTGTGTATTGGAATCCGATGGCGGAACGACGGAATGACCTGTACGACCGGAGGATAGAGTGAGCGGGGAGGAGTCGAACGGACGAGGCCGACCGAGCCTCACGACGATGATTTTTGTCGGGATCGGGCTGGGGATACTCGTGGGCCTCTTCCTCGGCGAGTTGGCCCTGCCGTTGTCCCAGATAGGAACGGCCTTTGTGCGCCTGCTCCAGATGACCGTGCTCCCTTATGTCTTCGTCTCGCTGGTGCTCGGCCTGGGCCGACAAGAGCCCGCAGAGGCACGGGCGATCGCGCGCAGCGGAGGGTTATGGCTGCTCGTGCTTTGGGGTTTGGCGCTCTGCATGGTGCTGCTGCTTCCGCTCTCGTTTCCCGACTGGGAATCGGCGAGCTTTTTCAGCAGATCCCTTGTCGATGTGGGTGAGAGTTTCGACTTTCTCGGGCTCTACATTCCCGCGAACCCATTTCAAGCCTTGGCGAACAACCTGGTGCCCGCAGTGGTGGTGTTCAGTATCGCGCTCGGTGTGTCGCTCATCGGCCTTCCAGCAGGCAAAACCTTCCTCAACGCGCTGGAGGGTGCCAATGACGGGCTGACGCGCATCGCCAACGCTGTCGTGTGGCTGACTCCAATCGGTGTCTTCGGCATTGCGGCCAGCGCAGCGGGCACCATCAGCCTCGCGGAACTCGCGCAGGTTCAGGTGTTCATCGTCGCCTACATGGTCGCGGCGCTCTTCATGACACTCTGGGTGATTCCCGGATTGTTGAGCGCCTGGACGCCACTCTCCCACAGGGCGGTGATCGGTGTGAGCAA
Proteins encoded in this window:
- a CDS encoding cation:dicarboxylase symporter family transporter — translated: MSGEESNGRGRPSLTTMIFVGIGLGILVGLFLGELALPLSQIGTAFVRLLQMTVLPYVFVSLVLGLGRQEPAEARAIARSGGLWLLVLWGLALCMVLLLPLSFPDWESASFFSRSLVDVGESFDFLGLYIPANPFQALANNLVPAVVVFSIALGVSLIGLPAGKTFLNALEGANDGLTRIANAVVWLTPIGVFGIAASAAGTISLAELAQVQVFIVAYMVAALFMTLWVIPGLLSAWTPLSHRAVIGVSKDALVAAFAIGNVFVVLPLLATRAKTLLADARGPSEQSDGVVDVVLPVCIVVKPNPA